Proteins encoded by one window of Arachis hypogaea cultivar Tifrunner chromosome 1, arahy.Tifrunner.gnm2.J5K5, whole genome shotgun sequence:
- the LOC112803173 gene encoding monocopper oxidase-like protein SKU5 produces the protein MALFKALVLFFFFFLTNVSLLLNFTNAEDPFAFYNFEVTYLTASPLGVPQQVIAINGKFPGPTINVTTNNNVVVNVRNKLDENLLLHWSGVQQRRSSWQDGVLGTNCPIPPKWNWTYQFQVKDQIGSFFYFPSLNMQRAAGGFGGFIINNRPIIPIPFDTPHGDIVIMIGDWYTRNHTDLRKDLDAGKDLGMPDGVLINGKGPYRYNDTLVPDGIDFEQFDVHPGKTYRLRVHNVGVSTSLNFRIQSHNLLLAESEGSYTVQQNYTSLDIHVGQSYSFLVTMDQNASSDYYIVASARFVNESRWQRVTGVGILRYTNSKGKAHGPLPPPPDDEFDKTFSMNQARSIRWNVSASGARPNPQGSFRYGSINVTEIYVLRNKPREKINGKNRATLSGISFVNPSTPIRLADKYKLKGVYKLDFPTNPITGPPQAKTSVINGTYRGFMEIILQNNDTKMHSYHLDGYAFFVVGMDYGEWTNNSRGTYNKWDGIARTTAQVYPGAWTAILVSLDNVGVWNLRTENLDNWYLGQETYIRVVNPEANNKTELPMPDNALFCGALQKLQKPQHISSGASIGKNTVKLLLTWLAFVCALIPIF, from the exons ATGGCTTTGTTTAAAGCTCTtgtgctcttcttcttcttcttcctaacCAACGTTTCTCTGCTTCTCAACTTCACTAACGCTGAGGATCCATTTGCTTTCTACAACTTTGAGGTCACTTACCTCACTGCTTCTCCTCTTGGAGTTCCTCAACAG gtCATTGCTATAAACGGCAAGTTTCCAGGTCCAACCATCAATGTGACAACAAACAACAACGTTGTTGTCAATGTCCGGAACAAGCTTGATGAGAACCTCCTCCTTCACTG GTCTGGGGTTCAGCAAAGAAGAAGTTCTTGGCAAGATGGTGTTCTTGGCACAAACTGTCCAATTCCTCCAAAGTGGAACTGGACTTACCAGTTTCAGGTTAAGGATCAGATTGGAAGCTTCTTCTACTTCCCTTCACTTAATATGCAGAGAGCAGCTGGTGGATTTGGTGGATTCATTATAAACAACCGACCCATTATTCCAATTCCTTTTGACACCCCACATGGGGACATTGTCATTATGATTGGCGATTGGTACACTCGCAATCACACG GATTTGAGGAAGGACCTTGATGCTGGAAAAGATCTTGGGATGCCTGATGGTGTTCTCATCAATGGAAAGGGTCCGTATAGATATAATGATACACTTGTTCCCGACGGCATTGATTTTGAGCAGTTTGATGTTCATCCTG GGAAAACTTACCGACTTCGTGTACATAATGTTGGAGTGTCAACAAGTCTGAATTTCAGGATCCAGAGCCATAATTTACTTCTAGCAGAGAGTGAGGGATCGTATACAGTGCAACAGAATTACACTAGCTTAGATATTCATGTTGGACAGTCTTATTCTTTTCTGGTAACCATGGATCAGAACGCAAGTTCAGATTACTATATCGTTGCAAGCGCCAGGTTTGTGAACGAATCACGCTGGCAAAGAGTAACCGGAGTTGGTATCTTGCGCTATACAAATTCCAAGGGTAAGGCGCATGGTCCTCTTCCACCACCTCCAGATGATGAATTTGACAAGACTTTCTCAATGAACCAAGCAAGATCCATCAG ATGGAATGTATCAGCAAGTGGTGCTCGTCCCAACCCACAAGGGTCTTTCCGATATGGTTCCATCAATGTGACTGAAATTTATGTACTAAGAAACAAGCCAAGAGAGAAAATCAACGGGAAGAATCGAGCAACACTCAGTGGCATCTCTTTTGTCAATCCTTCCACTCCAATCAGGCTTGCTGACAAGTACAAATTAAAAGGAGTATACAAGCTTGATTTCCCCACCAATCCTATAACTGGACCACCTCAGGCCAAGACATCGGTGATTAATGGAACTTACAGGGGATTTATGGAGATTATACTGCAAAACAACGACACCAAGATGCATTCCTATCACTTGGATGGTTATGCCTTTTTCGTCGTCGG GATGGATTATGGGGAGTGGACTAATAATAGCAGGGGCACATATAACAAATGGGATGGAATAGCTCGCACCACAGCACAG GTTTATCCCGGAGCATGGACAGCAATTTTAGTCTCGCTGGACAATGTCGGAGTTTGGAATCTCAGAACAGAAAACCTCGACAACTGGTATCTCGGTCAAGAAACATACATCAGAGTTGTCAATCCAGAGGCTAACAACAAGACTGAGCTTCCCATGCCAGACAATGCCCTTTTCTGCGGCGCCCTTCAGAAACTGCAGAA gcCTCAACATATTAGTTCCGGTGCATCAATCGGTAAGAATACAGTGAAGCTGTTGTTGACTTGGCTGGCGTTTGTATGCGCCTTGATCCCCATTTTCTAG